A segment of the Mogibacterium diversum genome:
GTAAAAGTAAGAAGGTTCGCTTTCTACAAGTTCATTGATTCTATCAAGCTCAGCAGTTTCTATAAATTCTTTGAATCCCAGTATCTCGCCATAAACCTTGCGGTTGTATTCAGTTCTGCTCTGGATATTCGACAACAGGAAAGGCATAGCGACTGTATATACGACGAGTATTATTAATAAGTACATCTCCCCTTCACCTTTGCCGGCAAAATACAATGAGTTTATCAGGGTGCTCATATACACAAAATAAATTAATAGCCATACAATAACCCTAAAAGTTAAACTGCCAGGACCTAAAGATTTGCGATAGAAGAATGCATCATTTAACTTACGAAGTATCAGAAGCCATATCGATGCCCAAATACCCAATACGAAGATTATTACGAAAATGGCCATTATACCACCATATTTTGAACCAAACAAAACATCGACGGAACCAGCTCTATATGCACTGAACACAATGCTAAGTATATAACCTATCGCAGCAATAAATGTAGCAAAAATCCCCTTCGCATCCGAAGCGGTAGATACAATAGCCTTATCTCCAGTATATCTATCCTTTAGCTGCGACTTAATCGTGTCATATGACTCTCCGATTGATTTTCCAGACTCTTTTATGCTAATCGTGCTTCCCACCGCCGGAGCAGATTTTTCATCAAATATTGCATTATACATCTTCTTTACAAATGCCGGTTCATCGCTCGGTGCTTGTAAAGCTTTTATGGTTATTTTTTTCTTCTCCCCTTCAATAATCTGTATATATCCTTTTGATGCTAGGTATAGATATAATGAAGTAATGTCCTTTTTATCAATCACACCATCTGCGAGATATCCAAGCTCAGCTGGTGTTATACCTTCAGGCGGATTGAACATTATAGGTGCGACAATATCTGCGTCCTTCTTTCTTGTAACCTTGATATAAATTAATAATATAAGACAGATGACGAGTACTGCAGCGTTTGCGACACTACTCCATGCTTTGCTTGGAGCCCCAACCCAGTAACCATCCGGTGTCTTGACCATCAGCGTTACTCCAGAATTAGAGCTTATAGCAGCATCTTCATATGACAATGTGTTATTCGCTTTATCATATGTCCACTTGCTATTATCCTCAGTAGATGAACCATATGAACCTGCATATCCCTTCATCTCGGTGTATTTGAAATCACTTGGAAGTGAAACATTGATTTTTGAAGATGCAATCGATGTTTCCCATCCTGATGGAAGTACATCTACATAAATGTTATTCTCTTGATTACTTTGTATATAATTATAAATTTTATACTTTATAACATATGTTTTCTCACCCGTCACATAAGAATGAGCACTCCCAATCCTGATGTTAACGTTGTTATCCTTAGTTACTTTAAAATCACCACCTTCAACGCTGATATCCTTGATCTTATAGTTACTAGCAATAGGAATTTTTCTAATAATTCCATGCTTTGCATATCTAAAATCGACTTTTATCGTCTCAGTGAAGTCATATGAGTAATCCTTATTAACCTTTACATCTACATCAAAGATCTTTGTAGTATATCCTGACCTAGTATAATCTTGCTCAGCCAATGGCGATGCTTGATTTTGATTGTAGTAGTTTGTATATGAGCTAGAGTAAGAATTAGAATATGAATTATAAGAAGAACTCCCATAAACATCACTCTTGATAGCTATACCCATTGTAACCACAAATATCACAACCAGAATCAGAGTTATTTTACTAAGCATGTTCCTAAATGCCTTATGATACATAGTTAACCCCTTCAGTTTTAATCATCTAGATTGATATTATACCAATAAAGTACGTCTTTAATAATATCAAAAAAAGCATAGCGGTAAAACCACTATGCTCATTTTAATACTTATTTAATAAGAATTAGTCTTCTACTAGTTCTCTTCTAGATAGATTGATTCTGTTCTGATTGTCGATTTCAGTTACCTTGACAACAACCTTATCTCCAATGTTCATTACATCTTCAACCTTGTCAACTCTATGGTTAGCAATCTTAGAGATGTGTAGCAGACCTTCCTTACCAGGGAGAATTTCGATAAATGCACCGAAGTTCATAATTCTCTTAACTTCACCCTCATAAGTCTTGCCAACTTCTACATCAGCTGTAAGATACTCAATCATAGACTTAGCCTTAGCAGCACTAGCTTCATCGGAGCTATAGATACTGATTAGACCTACATCGTCGTCAGAAATATCAACCTTGCAGCCTGTCTCTTCCACAATCTTGTTAACATTCTTGCCGCCAGGTCCAATTACTAGCCTTACCTTGTCAGGGTGCACTCTCATCGAGATGCATCTTGGCGCATATGGTGATAGTTCAGCTCTTGGTGCAGCAATCTCTTCTAGCATGCTTTCAAGGATATATGCTCTACCAACTCTAGCCTGTTCAAGTGCTTGCTCTAGAATTTCTCTAGATAGACCATGAACCTTGATATCCATCTGAATTGCAGTAATTCCATCAGGAGTACCAGTTACCTTGAAGTCCATGTCTCCGAGGAAGTCTTCCATGCCCTGGATATCAGATAGAATTGCATATCTACTGCTTCCATCCTCTTCGACTCTCTCGATTAGACCCATCGCTATTCCTGATACAGGCTTCTTGATTGGAACACCGGCATCCATCAGAGCAAGGCAAGAGCCGCAAGTTGATGCCATCGAAGATGATCCGTTTGAAGATAGAACCTCCGATACCACTCTGATTGCATATGGGAATTCCTCTTCGCTTGGAATTACAGGAAGAAGCGCTCTCTCAGCGAGTGCTCCGTGACCGATCTCTCTTCTGCCTGGGCTACGAGGTGGCTTTGGCTCACCTGTAGAGTAACCTGGGAAGTTATATTGATGCATGTATCTCTTGGTAGTTCTATCGATATCAATGCTATCTAAATCCTGTGCCTCTGATAGAGGTGCAAGTGTAGCGACTGATAGAACCTGAGTCTGCCCTCTCTTGAATAGTCCTGTACCATGTGCTCTTGGCAGGAATCCTGTCTCTGAGAATAGAGGTCTAATCTCACTTAGTTTTCTATTGTCTGGTCTTACACCTTCATCAAGGATCATTGATCTAACCTGTTCCTTTTTGATGGCGTATAGAACCTCGCCTACTTCCTTATCCCTGTCTTCGAAAATCTCTGCAAAGTGTTCATGAGTTTCAGTCTCGACTTTCTCCATATTCTCGAGACGCTCAAGCTTATCAAATGTCTTTATCGCTTCAATCATCTTGTCTGTAGCGTAAGCACGAACGGCTTCATCAACATCGTCATCAGCCTTGAAAACTACGTATTCCATCTTCTCTTTGCCAACTTCATTAGCAATTTCCTCAATAAATACGCATAACTGCTTGATCTCTTCATGAGCGAACATGATTGCATCAAGCATGTCACTCTCGGAAACTTCA
Coding sequences within it:
- a CDS encoding DUF2207 domain-containing protein; its protein translation is MYHKAFRNMLSKITLILVVIFVVTMGIAIKSDVYGSSSYNSYSNSYSSSYTNYYNQNQASPLAEQDYTRSGYTTKIFDVDVKVNKDYSYDFTETIKVDFRYAKHGIIRKIPIASNYKIKDISVEGGDFKVTKDNNVNIRIGSAHSYVTGEKTYVIKYKIYNYIQSNQENNIYVDVLPSGWETSIASSKINVSLPSDFKYTEMKGYAGSYGSSTEDNSKWTYDKANNTLSYEDAAISSNSGVTLMVKTPDGYWVGAPSKAWSSVANAAVLVICLILLIYIKVTRKKDADIVAPIMFNPPEGITPAELGYLADGVIDKKDITSLYLYLASKGYIQIIEGEKKKITIKALQAPSDEPAFVKKMYNAIFDEKSAPAVGSTISIKESGKSIGESYDTIKSQLKDRYTGDKAIVSTASDAKGIFATFIAAIGYILSIVFSAYRAGSVDVLFGSKYGGIMAIFVIIFVLGIWASIWLLILRKLNDAFFYRKSLGPGSLTFRVIVWLLIYFVYMSTLINSLYFAGKGEGEMYLLIILVVYTVAMPFLLSNIQSRTEYNRKVYGEILGFKEFIETAELDRINELVESEPSYFYNILPYAYVLGLTDKWINKFNTIKIPEHAGFSSYNATTFDYMRMNMIMNSIQHSTYSGIAAAHADSGGGIGGFGGGGFSGGGSGGGGGGSW
- a CDS encoding polyribonucleotide nucleotidyltransferase, yielding MGRFTDYHTFRTALGGRLLQLEIGKVCEQANGQVTVRYGDTVVNCTATASKQPRQDIDFFPLSCDYEEKMYAVGKIPGGYIKREGRPGEHGILTSRLMDRPLRPLFPKGFRNDVSVVAVAMSVDHDCSPEVAAMIGSSVALATSDIPWDGPTGSVKVGRVDGELIINPTYEQRMKSDIDLTVAGTKEAIMMVEAGANEVSESDMLDAIMFAHEEIKQLCVFIEEIANEVGKEKMEYVVFKADDDVDEAVRAYATDKMIEAIKTFDKLERLENMEKVETETHEHFAEIFEDRDKEVGEVLYAIKKEQVRSMILDEGVRPDNRKLSEIRPLFSETGFLPRAHGTGLFKRGQTQVLSVATLAPLSEAQDLDSIDIDRTTKRYMHQYNFPGYSTGEPKPPRSPGRREIGHGALAERALLPVIPSEEEFPYAIRVVSEVLSSNGSSSMASTCGSCLALMDAGVPIKKPVSGIAMGLIERVEEDGSSRYAILSDIQGMEDFLGDMDFKVTGTPDGITAIQMDIKVHGLSREILEQALEQARVGRAYILESMLEEIAAPRAELSPYAPRCISMRVHPDKVRLVIGPGGKNVNKIVEETGCKVDISDDDVGLISIYSSDEASAAKAKSMIEYLTADVEVGKTYEGEVKRIMNFGAFIEILPGKEGLLHISKIANHRVDKVEDVMNIGDKVVVKVTEIDNQNRINLSRRELVED